One part of the Rutidosis leptorrhynchoides isolate AG116_Rl617_1_P2 chromosome 1, CSIRO_AGI_Rlap_v1, whole genome shotgun sequence genome encodes these proteins:
- the LOC139901289 gene encoding uncharacterized protein — protein sequence MVSKSGGQLIIWDSTLFKVTDSFIYDYFIGVRGNWVCNGAPCILINVYGPHNDPNKIRMWDSLSSILKKYEDEACVVCGDFNEVRNQDERLNCEFKASRARKFNEFISGNNLIDLPMGGRKFTRISEDGLKFSKLDSPKPTRIFDEWLKMDGIDSLVKDSWDEEVTVGSRRDCVFRNKLKRLKSRLKEKCIMPFGQIDGDIDTFKSIATNLEHKAEIAPLSDGDRKNSEDVRKKWLEKEIMKTNMLKQKARVRWILEGDDNTRFFHALLR from the exons ATGGTCAGTAAATCGGGGGGTCAGCTCATTATTTGGGATTCTACGCTCTTTAAAGTTACCGACTCTTTTATTTATGACTACTTCATTGGTGTGCGAGGTAATTGGGTCTGCAATGGTGCTCCATGTATACTCATCAATGTATATGGACCACATAATGATCCTAATAAGATTCGAATGTGGGACTCTTTATCATCGATTCTCAAAAAATATGAAGATGAAGCATGTGTTGTATGTGGTGATTTTAATGAGGTGCGTAACCAAGATGAAAGGCTAAACTGTGAATTCAAAGCAAGTAGGGCTCGAAAGTTTAATGAATTCATCTCAGGTAATAATTTGATCGACCTTCCAATGGGCGGTAGAAAATTTACTCGGATTAGTGAAGATGGGTTAAAGTTTAGCAAACTTGACAG TCCTAAACCAACAAGAATTTTTGACGAGTGGTTAAAGATGGATGGGATTGACTCTCTTGTTAAAGATTCATGGGATGAAGAGGTAACTGTGGGTTCGAGACGTGATTGTGTGTTTAGAAATAAATTGAAAAGATTGAAATCCCGGCTAAAAGAAAAGTGTATTATGCCTTTCGGTCAAATTGATGGTGATATTGATACCTTCAAGTCAATTGCTACTAATCTTGAGCACAAGGCTGAGATTGCTCCTCTTTCGGATGGTGACAGAAAAAATTCGGAAGATGTAAGGAAAAAGTGGCTAGAGAAAGAAATAATGAAGACGAATATGTTAAAACAGAAAGCCCGTGTACGTTGGATCTTAGAAGGCGACGACAATACCAGGTTCTTCCATGCGTTACTTCGTTAA